Genomic segment of Acidobacteriota bacterium:
CTCCAAGCTGGCCCGGGCTCTCGAAGCCAGCGAGGCCGAGCTGCTCCTGCTCTGCGACGAGGTCGACGAGCTGGCGGCGCTGGCGGATTCCCATCCGGATCTCCTCGCTGGCCTCCATCGGGCGCTGGATGCTTTCCCCCGGCTGCAGGTGGTGCTGGCCTCGTCGGTGCGGCTCTGCGACCAGCCCTTTCCGGAGCCCCCTCCGGATCTCCTGCGCCGCTGCGGTGCGCCCCGCTATCTGGGCGTGCTCACCAATGCCGAAGCTCTCTCCCTGGTGCGCCAGGACCAGCTGCCGGAAGCCGCCCGCCCCGCTCTCGACGCCGCTGCGGAACAAGCTCTCCTCACCGCCGCCGGCAACCACCCGATGCTGCTCCAGATCCTCGCCAAACGCTGCGCCGAGCTGGGCAGCGTCGAGGCGGCGCTGGAGCAGGTGGCGGCGGACCGGGCGGTGGATCATTTCTTCTCCGTCGACTTCGACCTTCTGGCCCCGGCGGAGCGCCAGCTCCTCCTCGAGCTCGCCGCCCGTGGGTCCGCTCCCGTTTCCGAGGCCCAGCGGCTGTTGGAGCTCGGTCTGGTGCGCCGCGAGGGCGACGGCTTGGTCTTGGGCGGAACCCTCCTCGGCGGTTGGCTTCGGCTGACAGGAGCGAAACCCCCACCCACCCGATAGCTGGTGCCCATGCTCCAGCGTGGGCACCAAAAGGCTGAGAATCTCGCTGGGGCTCAGGCCCCGCTCCAGCGGGGCGCGCTGGCCTCGACCAGCAAGCCTGCTCCCTGCGACGCTGGAGCGTCGCGTCATGGTTCCGCCGCTGGAGCGTCGGAACGAGAAGATTCTGCGAGCTGGTCTTCCTGGGAGCGCCGGCATCCTTGCCGGCTTCGGGGTGGCTGGCGGTGGCGTCCTCCGGAACGGAGGCCGCTATACAGTAGCGAGGGGTTTCAACCCCTCGCGGGGGGTTGCAGCATCACTCGACCTCCAACCCCCGGCAACAACCTCATCGATCCCTCATCCTTTCCTCAAGCCTCGAAAGCCCCGTCTCCGTACGCTGAATCCCGTCGTCGGAAACGCATGAAGCCTTCCGATTCAACAAGGGGATTCGAATCATGAATCGCACGCACAACATCGTCTTTCGCAGTCTCGCCCGCACTGGTCTCGCGCTGGCCTTCCTCTTCCTCATCGGCGCCGTTGCCGGGGACGCCCTGGCTCAGGACACGGGGTGGAAGGTGAAGGTCGCTGGCGCGTATGTGGAGCCCACCGGGGAAGAAGAGCTGGACGGCGACATCGGTTTCGGCCTGGGGGCCGAGTACCGCTGGTCGGAGCGGTGGGGGATCGAGGTCGGGGTGCTCGCCAGCGATCTCAGCTCGGAGAACACCATCAGCGCTGAAGGGGTTCCGCTGGGAACCCTCACCACCGAGCTGGGCACCACGGCGCTGCTGGCGCGGCTGAACATCCATCTGACTCCCAACAGCCCGGTGGACCTCTATGTCGGCCCGGTGGCCGGATACCTGTTCAACGACGACCTGGAGGTGCGGGTGCGGGGGGAGGCCTTGGGGGCTCCCAACACCGTGCCGGACTTCTCCGTGGCGCTGGACGACTCCTTCGCCTACGGTGCCCACCTGGGGCTCGATGTCCCCATCCGCGACAGCGGCTTCTTCTTCAACGGCGGGGCCACGTATCTGATCTCCGAAGTGGATCTCGCGGAGCCGGTCTTCGGCGACGAGGAGTCGGGCAGCTTCGACCTCGACCCGTTCATCGTCCACGTGGGCTTCGGCTACCGCTTTTAGTCGATGCGGCCTTAGCCGATCCGCACTTGGCCGATCCGTACTTGGCCGCTCTGGGGGCCGTCCCCCGCCGCACCCCGCGGGCTCTTTCGAGGCGCCGCGGGGTTTCGGTTGTGTAAGATCTCCCCCCATGCCCGATTCACCTTCTTCTGGCCCACCTTCTTCTGGGCCCCCTGCATCGGAAGCCGCCGGCAAGGCTGCCCGCGACCTCGCGGATTGGTACCTCGGGGACTGGCGAGTCCAGCCTTCGTTGAACCGCCTGGTGCGGGGCGAGGAGACGGTGCGGGTGGAGCCCAAGCTGATGGACGTGCTGCGGCTGCTGGCGCAGCACTCCGGGCGGGTGCTGTCCAAGGACGAGATCGCCGACGCCGTGTGGCCGGAGACCTTCATCACCGAGTCGGTGATCACCCGCGCCATCGCCGGGCTGCGCAAGGCCTTGGGAGACGATGCCCGCTCGCCCCGCTTCATCGAGACCATCGCCAAGCGCGGTTACCGGTTGTTGATGGAGCCGGTGGCGGAGCCCTCGGAACGGCCCGAGCCCTCCGTAGTGGAAAGTTCCGCCGCCGAGACAGGTTTCGCCGCCGAGACAGGTTCCGCTCTAGAGACAAGGTCGCCCGGGGAGTCCCCGCCGCCGGCGCCCACCGGCGCCGCCTCGACCGCCCACCGCCGCCCCGCCGTCTTCGACTCGCCGGCGGATGCCGCACCGACGGGCTATAGCCAGCCCCCCGGCTTCCACCAGCCTTACGTCGTCGGCCAGTGGGTGCGGGGGGAGCGCTTCTACGGCCGGCAGCGGGAGATCAGCGAGATCCTCTCCGGTCCCCGCAACGGCGTCTGGCTGCTGGGTGGGCGGGCGGTGGGCAAGACCTCGATGCTCAAA
This window contains:
- a CDS encoding OmpW family outer membrane protein → MNRTHNIVFRSLARTGLALAFLFLIGAVAGDALAQDTGWKVKVAGAYVEPTGEEELDGDIGFGLGAEYRWSERWGIEVGVLASDLSSENTISAEGVPLGTLTTELGTTALLARLNIHLTPNSPVDLYVGPVAGYLFNDDLEVRVRGEALGAPNTVPDFSVALDDSFAYGAHLGLDVPIRDSGFFFNGGATYLISEVDLAEPVFGDEESGSFDLDPFIVHVGFGYRF